In the genome of Patescibacteria group bacterium, the window CTAACGGCCTCGAAAGAAAATATATATTTTTTTATTACTTTCTATTAAATAGAAGCTTATTTGTTTACGGCCTGATTTTGCGGCATTCTAAATAATAACGCTTTTCATCTGCTTCGCCGAGAGAAAAAGTTTTGCGCGGCAAAGCGCCGTCTAAAATAACCGTCTTAAATAAATCATGTTTATCCATGACCGGCAAATAAAAACCTAAATTTCCGCTCTTTCGCCCAAGCTTGGCCACGGCTTTGTCGCCATGCACATAATCAATTTTTGTTTCTTTATGTTTGACTAAATATTCATCCAAGAATGATTGCAGCGTCCCGACTTCAAGATTTAATTTAGGATTTTTTATTTGCAAAACGCCAAATTTTTTACCACTAACGAATTTTATCAGGTGTTCGCTCCCCTTCTTCGCTTTCCTTGTCGCCTGTTCAGCCGCTTTATCGGTTTTAAATAATTTATAATCCAGGGTTGATTTTTGCTTTTTGTAATAGTAGTCCATTTCTTTTAATAATCGTTCAAGGTTTACATTAAAGAGAACACGATGAATTGGTTCGAAAATTAAACCAGTATCGTGAATATTCAATACTTCAACTAAAGCATATCTGGCAGGATGGTTAACCAATTTAGATTTTGGCAAACGTTTCTTAAATAATTCCCAAGTAGCCTTGGCCGTGGCCAGAGAATGATTACCATCTCCGGCGGCAAAAAGCACTATTGGTTCGTTTTTTACGCCATACTTTCGGCTAAAAGACCTTTTATCGGCTAATTTTTCCAGATTCTTAATAGTTTTTTCTATTATTTTTTCGTCATTTATCTTATAGCCCCTAAGGTGTCCTCCGCTAAACATTAAATTAAAATCATAAATCTTATTCCTATGCTTCAGGTTTTTAAATAGTGGTTCGACGACGGTTTTCTTGGGGTCATCGATTAAAATCAGGATATGCGGCAATTCTATCAGCGCTTCTTTACGAATGGCAATTCGCGGCGGCAAACGATTTAAAACCGTGCCTTCGGTGCAACGAATTAAACTCTTGGCGCCCTTATGATAATTATAATTCTCTAAATCAAGAGCCATAATCAAACCTTTGCGCGATTTTACCTCGTTAGTCTTGCGGTCAACTAAGACAAAACATTTTTCCGGTGTTAATACGGTCTGTAAATATTTTTTCATCTGCGCTTTTATGCGCTTAATTCTTTCTTGCTTACCTGGCGCCTCCAAGTATACTTCCGGAAAAATGATATTTAAAGTCGAAGGATTTGACCCGACTATTTTTTTAACCTTTTGCCAATATTCCGGTTCGGAAGTATATTGATCGCAGGCCACGACCGACCACTTGCGCAAATCAACATTTTTAGGCAACAGGATTTCTGGAACAAGAACGCCGATTTTGTTTTTCATTTTTTAAATCTAAATTAATTATTAACGAACTACTGTTAAATTATTAAAAAATATTATTATCTGAATGGTGATTGTCGGGGTGATCATTCGTCGTATCGCTTTCTCCCCAGGTAGAAGAAATTTTTTCGGCAATTAATTCATATGTCTTGATTTCTTCCTCTGATGCGGCTTGTACGATCATGTTGGTTAATTTGTGGCGGACAAAGGCTTGCGGACGCTGCATATCTGGATCGTAATCTTTAAAATCACATATTTCAGTTATGATGTCTATGAATGCTTGTTTTTTACTATTATCAATATTTGAATCTTGCACAAATTTAATCAACCCTCCCTTCAATTCTCTTACCCTGTCCATGAATTGTTCGTTCGGATTCTTTGGCGCCTCAGCTGACGGTATAACTTCGCCAATACCCGGTATTTTTTCAATCATTTTTTATAAGCGTTAACAAAGGTCAACTTGATATTGTAGTTTAAGCTTATTAATAATACATTAATACTATAACAAATCTAACCGATAATATAAGACTTAAGCTGTTGATTAACTTTATGAGAGATAAAAAACTGGCTCATTATAAGGGTCAGTTTTTGAGTATATATCGTAATCTATTTCTAAATCTGGGTCAAGTCGCCATTAAGCACTACGTCAACCATGGCCTTAATTTCATCAACGTAAGAAACGTTTTCCGGAATCGGGTTTAATAAAAACACTTTCTTATTATTGACGTAAGCAAAGCCGATTTCCATTAAAGTATTGCCGCCGATATAATTTTTAATACCGTTTTTATCAAAGTTACAAACTAAAAGTGCGTCACCCGATAAAATTATATCATACCAGGCCTTAATGTAATTATATTTTCTTTTTATCTCTGCATGCTCGCGACCGTCATCGCACAGAAGTTCCGGTGCATCGCCGCGAACAATACCAAAAACATCGCTATGCATTAATGGCTCATGGCCCATGGCTTTAAGCTTATTATAAACCTCAACCAACTTGTTAGCGCAAGCCATGCTGCCATTCACGGTTATTTTCATGGGGTATAATATTTAGTTTTTTAAAAAAATATTCCCAAACATTTTGTAAATTTAATTTTCCCATTTCTTCTAAAGTATACCAGCCAATCGATTTTGTTTCTATTTTATTTTGCATTACCTCTCCTTCTGTGTCGCATTCATATACGCGCCAATAATGAACTTCTATTCCTTTACTACAGGTATCCCAATCTAATTCTTCTTCCAATAATAATTTGTAATTTTTTACTTTTAATCCGCTTTCTTCCTCAACTTCACGAACCAAAGATTGTTCTGGCGTTTCGCCTTGATCAACATGGCCGGCCACGCAGGCAAAACCAAACGGAGTTTTCATGCGATCGATTAACAAAAACTTTCCGCCTCGTTTAATCAAAGCACCAACTGAATAATGCTTGGACTTACCGTTGGCCGCTGTGTCTAAAATTGGACTAGACATAAACTTATTTAATTTTAAGCGAAGAAACCATTAGTTCGATGGGTTGATTAATGGTTATGGTACGGTCGAGATTTCTACATTCGGTTTCA includes:
- a CDS encoding DUF1015 domain-containing protein, encoding MKNKIGVLVPEILLPKNVDLRKWSVVACDQYTSEPEYWQKVKKIVGSNPSTLNIIFPEVYLEAPGKQERIKRIKAQMKKYLQTVLTPEKCFVLVDRKTNEVKSRKGLIMALDLENYNYHKGAKSLIRCTEGTVLNRLPPRIAIRKEALIELPHILILIDDPKKTVVEPLFKNLKHRNKIYDFNLMFSGGHLRGYKINDEKIIEKTIKNLEKLADKRSFSRKYGVKNEPIVLFAAGDGNHSLATAKATWELFKKRLPKSKLVNHPARYALVEVLNIHDTGLIFEPIHRVLFNVNLERLLKEMDYYYKKQKSTLDYKLFKTDKAAEQATRKAKKGSEHLIKFVSGKKFGVLQIKNPKLNLEVGTLQSFLDEYLVKHKETKIDYVHGDKAVAKLGRKSGNLGFYLPVMDKHDLFKTVILDGALPRKTFSLGEADEKRYYLECRKIRP
- a CDS encoding NUDIX domain-containing protein — translated: MSSPILDTAANGKSKHYSVGALIKRGGKFLLIDRMKTPFGFACVAGHVDQGETPEQSLVREVEEESGLKVKNYKLLLEEELDWDTCSKGIEVHYWRVYECDTEGEVMQNKIETKSIGWYTLEEMGKLNLQNVWEYFFKKLNIIPHENNREWQHGLR